A region of Streptomyces sp. NBC_01750 DNA encodes the following proteins:
- a CDS encoding ribonuclease H family protein, producing the protein MANRITAACDGASKGNPGPAAWAWVVADTQGQPVSWEAGPLGKATNNVAELTALLELLEATDPAVPLEVRMDSQYAMNAVTKWIAGWRRNGWKTAAGKPVANRDLVVRIDALLAGRTVDFRYVPAHQEDGDHLNAIADQAASETALTQQAAGTSYGATQLPAPTRPQQKAARSGGTATKGETGRRPTSRPGGTIRAKFSGRCHCGKPYAAKDLIAKNPNGWGHPECRAAEAG; encoded by the coding sequence ATGGCTAATCGCATCACTGCCGCGTGTGACGGGGCATCGAAGGGAAACCCGGGCCCTGCCGCCTGGGCATGGGTCGTGGCCGACACGCAGGGTCAGCCCGTGTCGTGGGAGGCCGGACCACTCGGCAAGGCCACCAACAATGTTGCCGAGCTGACCGCGTTGCTGGAGTTGCTGGAGGCGACCGACCCGGCCGTGCCACTCGAGGTGCGCATGGACTCGCAGTACGCGATGAACGCCGTGACCAAGTGGATCGCCGGGTGGCGACGAAACGGCTGGAAGACCGCTGCCGGCAAACCCGTCGCCAACCGCGACCTCGTCGTACGCATCGACGCACTGCTGGCAGGCCGCACCGTGGACTTCCGCTACGTCCCGGCCCACCAGGAAGACGGAGACCACCTCAACGCGATCGCCGACCAGGCCGCGAGCGAGACCGCACTGACCCAGCAGGCTGCAGGCACCTCATACGGCGCCACGCAGTTGCCCGCCCCCACGCGCCCGCAGCAGAAGGCAGCCCGCAGCGGCGGCACTGCAACAAAGGGGGAGACCGGGAGGCGGCCCACGTCCCGCCCTGGAGGAACCATCCGCGCAAAGTTCTCGGGCCGGTGCCACTGCGGAAAGCCGTACGCCGCGAAGGACTTGATCGCGAAGAATCCGAACGGCTGGGGGCACCCAGAATGCCGAGCAGCCGAAGCCGGTTGA
- the pyrF gene encoding orotidine-5'-phosphate decarboxylase codes for MEPTNQVIVALDFDNRRTAEDIVDRLGDECLFYKVGLELLTAAGPELVQQLVAQGKEVFLDLKLFEIPNSVAGAVRAAGTLGASMVTVHGMGGVAIMAAAVAAARDFPGLSVLGLTVVTSMTDADLADVGIGGSTEDQVSRLARLARHAGCHGVIASPQDVAALRGLLGADALIVTPGVTLPGESPAEHARPGTPRAAVAAGASHVVVGRTVTRAADPAVALQRVHANLIL; via the coding sequence GTGGAACCAACCAACCAGGTCATTGTTGCTTTGGATTTCGACAATCGCCGGACCGCCGAGGACATCGTCGACCGGCTGGGCGATGAGTGCCTCTTCTACAAGGTCGGGCTGGAGCTTCTTACGGCGGCCGGACCCGAATTGGTCCAGCAGCTCGTCGCCCAGGGCAAAGAGGTGTTCCTGGACCTCAAGCTCTTCGAGATCCCCAACTCCGTCGCCGGCGCGGTCCGCGCCGCGGGAACCCTGGGCGCGTCGATGGTGACCGTGCACGGCATGGGTGGCGTCGCCATCATGGCTGCCGCCGTCGCTGCGGCCCGCGACTTCCCAGGGCTGAGCGTCCTCGGCCTGACCGTTGTCACCAGCATGACCGACGCGGACCTGGCCGACGTCGGCATCGGCGGCTCGACCGAGGATCAGGTGTCCCGACTGGCCCGGCTGGCCCGGCACGCTGGTTGTCACGGGGTGATCGCCTCGCCGCAGGATGTCGCGGCATTGCGGGGGTTGCTGGGTGCTGATGCCCTGATCGTCACGCCCGGGGTAACGCTGCCCGGCGAGTCTCCGGCCGAGCATGCCCGCCCTGGTACTCCGCGCGCGGCGGTCGCCGCCGGTGCCTCGCATGTCGTCGTGGGCCGGACGGTCACACGTGCCGCGGACCCGGCAGTCGCACTACAGCGCGTTCACGCCAACCTCATTCTGTAG